Genomic segment of Streptomyces longhuiensis:
GAGCAGGACCCAGACACCGAGGGTGCCGAGGATCGCGGCGGGCGCGTTCTCCCGGCCGGTGACGAGCAGCGCCGCGTCGGCGGCGAGGCCGCCCGCGAAGGCGAGCGCGATGCCCTGCCGGGCCGGCCACATGCCGTTGAGCCGGAACCAGCCGGCGGCCGTGACGGCCTGGAGCAGCACGAGCGGGACGAGCAGCGCGTACTGGCCCACCGCGGCGCCGCCCGCGAGCAGCAGCCCGAGCAGCGCGGTCAGCGCGGCGGGCTGCATCCCCGGCTCTATGATCGGCGACCGCCCCTCGGCACGGGCGCGCTGCGCGTCGGTGACGCGGGGGTTGCCGGTGACGGTGGCGGGCCCGTAGGCGGCGGCCTCCGGCTCGGCGACGGGCAGCGGCTGGGCCGCCGCCACCGTCCCGAAGACCTGCGTCTGCTGGTCGGCACCGGGGGTGTGGGGGGCCTGCCCGTACCCGGCCGGTTCGCCGTACGCGGCATGCGCGGGCGGCGGCGTGCTCTGCCCGCCCGGCGTCTGCACCGCCGGCCCCTGCCCGTACGGCGCCTGCCCGTAGCCGTGACCCTGCCGGTCACCGCCGTACGCCTGCTGCTCCCCGTACGCCTGCTGGTCACCGCCGGTCTGGCTCACCGGGCCCTGCCCGTACGCGGCCTGCCCGTAGGGGGTCTCCCCGTACGCGGCCTGCCCGTACGGGCTCTGGCCGAACGGGGTCTGGCCGGGCTCGAATCCCTGGGGCTGCGGGTACGTCGACTGGACCTGGGTGTCCCAGGTCTGGCCCTGCCACTGCTGAGTCTGCTGGGGCGGCTGCTGCTGCCCGTACTCGTCTTCGTACGGCTCGTCACTCATCGCGGTCACCCTCCTGCGAACGGCGGGAGCACCTCGACCGTGCCGCCCTCGGCAAGCCGTACCGTCTCATGCCCGCGCCTGCCGACGGGATCGCCGTCGATCAGGAACGAGGAACGCTGCAGGACGCGCACCAGGTCTCCGGGGTGTCGCGCACGCGCGCCCTCCAACGCGTCGGCCAGCGTCTCGGCCTCGTACGGCTCCTCGGCGACACCGGCGGCCGCCTTGGCCGCGGCCCAGTAGCGGATGGTCCCGTTGGCCATGTGCGGCGTTCCTCCCGTGCGGTCTGTCCAAGCGGTCTATTCGGCGGTTGCCGTCGTCCATGATGCCGTGGCCCAGTCGCCGATCCGCGCGAGGAGCCCGTCGTCCGCCGCGTGCTCGGCGTGCCCCATGCCCGCTTCCAGCCACAGCTCGGCCTCGCCGGACGCGGCCGCGGCGAGCATCCGCGGGTGGTCGAGGGGAAAGTACGGATCCCGGTCGCCGTGCACGATCAGGAGCGGCGTCGGCGCGATCAGCGGAACGGACTCGACCGGCGAGAGCGGCACCGGGTCCCACTCGTGCGGGTGAATGCGGGTGCGGAGTCCGACACGGCCCACGACCCGTCCGGCGGGCCGCGTCACCAGCCAGTGCAGCCGCCGCATCGGCGCGGTCCCCCGGTAGTACCAGCGGGCCGGGGCACTCACCGCGACGACGGCGTCGGCGCGCGCTTCCGTGCGCCCCCTGTGCAACGCGGCGTGCCGCAGGACGACGGAACCACCCATCGAGAAGCCGACGGTCACCACCTGTTCATGCCCGAGTGACCTCGCCCACTCCACGGCGGCCACCAGGTCGAGTACCTCCCGGTCACCGACGGTGGACCGCCCGCCCGACCGCCCGTGGCCGCGGAACGAGAACGTGACCACGGCGGCACGCTGCGCGAACACCCCCGCCGCCCGCCGGACGTGCGGCCGTTCCAGATCGCCCGTGAACCCGTGCGCGACCACGATCACCGGGCCGCCGGCGGGGCCCGGCCCGGGGTCGTGGGCGGCCTCGATCGGGACCCCGTCCCGCGTGCGCAGCATCACACGGCGTGAGCGGGCAGTGATCGGCTGCACAGAAGATCGTGCGTCTTGACCTGCCGGACCGGAACTCATGTGGGCTATTCTCCTAGTCAGAGGATCCGGGCAGCGAAGCCCCCGGGTCCTTTTGTGCTTTCGGACCGCGTTGTATACGAACGCCGGCCGGGAGGCGCACAGGGCCCCAGGGCGCGGGGCCCGAAGCCGTGCGAACCAGCACGAGAAGCAGTACGAACAAGCAGTACGAAGCAGTGCCGTAAACGTCCTCGCAGGGACCGAGGAGGAACCGACGTTATGGGCGAGCGAAACGTGCACGACCGTAGGACGACCCAGGCAGGTGGGCCGCGATGAGTTCATTGCTGCTCCTCACGAATGCCCTTCAGCCGTCGACGGAGGTGCTCCCCGCTCTCGGCCTGCTGCTGCACAACGTGCGGGTCGCCCCCGCCGAGGGCCCGGCTCTCGTCGACACCCCCGGTGCCGACGTCATCCTCATCGACGGGCGCCGCGACCTCCCACAGGTGCGCAGCCTGTGCCAGCTTCTCCGCTCCACCGGGCCGGGCTGTCCGCTGGTCCTCGTCGTGACGGAGGGCGGCCTCGCGGCCGTCACCGCCGACTGGGGCATCGACGACGTACTTCTCGACACGGCGGGACCGGCCGAGGTCGAGGCGCGGCTGCGCCTCGCGATGGGCCGCCAGCAGATCGTCACCGACGACTCCCCGATGGAGATCCGCAACGGCGACCTGTCGGTCGACGAGGCCACCTACAGCGCGAAGCTGAAGGGGCGGGTCCTCGACCTGACCTTCAAGGAGTTCGAGCTCCTCAAGTACCTCGCGCAGCACCCGGGCCGCGTCTTCACGCGCGCCCAGCTGCTCCAGGAGGTGTGGGGCTACGACTACTTCGGCGGCACCCGCACCGTGGACGTCCACGTGCGGCGCCTGCGCGCGAAGCTCGGGCCCGAGCACGAGTCGCTGATCGGCACCGTGCGCAACGTCGGCTACCGCTTCGTGACGCCGGAGAAGGTCGAGCGGGCGGCGGACGGGGCGAAGGCCAAGGCGGCGACGCCGAGGCCGGACGACACTGAGCACGCGGCACCGGCGGAGCACCCGGCCCACGCCGACGGCACGGACTCCGCGGCGGATTCCCGTGCCGCGCGGGAGCCGGCCGAGCAGCCCCGGGCGGGCGCTCGTCAGGCCGCCGCCGGACGCCCTGCCCAGCGGTAGGTCCATCCGCGTAGACTCCGCGCGTGGCCAAGGTGACTCGGGATGACGTGGCGCGACTGGCGGGTACTTCGACCGCGGTCGTGAGCTACGTCATCAACAACGGACCTAGGCCGGTTGCCCCGGCCACGCGCGAGCGTGTACTCGCCGCGATCAAGGAACTGGGGTACCGGCCCGACCGGGTCGCCCAGGCCATGGCGTCGCGGCGGACCGACCTCATAGGCATGATCGTGCCGGACGCGCGCCAGCCGTTCTTCGCGGAGATGGCGCACGCCGTCGAACAGGCGGCGTCCGAGCGCGGAAAGATGGTCCTCGTCGGCAACTCCGACTACGTCGAGGAGCGCGAGGTCCACTATCTGCGGGCCTTCCTCGGCATGCGGGTGTCCGGCCTCATCCTCGTCAGCCACGGCCTGAACGATCTGGCCGCGGCCGAGATCGAGGCGTGGGACGCGCGCGTGGTCCTGCTGCACGAGCGGCCCGAGGCGATCGACGACGTCGCCGTCGTCATCGACGACATCGGCGGCGCCCAGCTCGCCACCCGCCATCTTCTTGAACACGGTCACCCGTACGTCGCCTGTGTCGGCGGCACCGCCGAGACGCCGTCCGTCGGCGACCCGGTCTCCGACCACGTCGAGGGCTGGCGCCGGGCGATGCACGAGGCGGGGCTCTCCACCGAGGGGCGGCTGTTCGAGGCGCCGTACAACCGCTACGACGCGTACAAGATCGGGCTCGAGCTGCTCGCCGGGCCCCAGCGGCCGCCGGCGATCTTCTGCTCCACGGACGACCAGGCCTTCGGCATCCTGCGGGCCGCGCGCGAGCTGCGGATCGAGGTGCCGGGCGAGCTGGCCGTCGCCGGGTTCGACGACGTGAAGGAGGCGGGCCTGACGGATCCGCCGCTGACGACGGTCGCGTCCGACCGCTCGGCGATGGCGCGGTCCGCCGTCGACCTCGTCCTCGACGACTCGCTGCGCGTCGCCGGTTCCCGGCGTGAGCGCCTGAAGGTGTTCCCCTCGCGGCTGGTCGTCCGCCAGTCCTGCGGCTGCCCCTGACCTCGCACGACCGCGCGCCGGCCCGAAAACACCGGACCGGCGCGCGTGCTGTGTTCCGGGTCGCTCAGAACATCAGGTTGTACTGGTTGAACCCGGTGCCCAGGCTCTTGCGGGCGCCGAAGACGTCGGAGGACGCCTTGTTGGTGCCCGGGTAGAGCCAGAGCGTGCCGCCCGAGTCGCGGGCCATGACGTCGGCGATGCCGTCGCCGGTCACGTCGCCGCTCGTCACGTACGAGGTGAAGTTCCAGCCCGTGCGCGCCTGGATGCGCGCCGCGAACGGGGTGTGCTCGACCTGCGTGCCCCGGTAGAGGTACAGGACGCCGGAGCTGTTGCGGACCAGGAGGTCGGCCTTGCCGTCGCCGGTCAGGTCGCCACGGCCGAAGATCTTGACGCCCTTCCAGGCCTTGTCGACGACCTTGACCTTGCCGTAGAACTCGCCGTTGCCCTTGCCCGGGTAGAGGTACGTCGAGCCGTCGGCGTCCACCGCGACCAGATCGGGGCGGGAGTCACCGGTCATGTCGCCGGGGATGGCGTACGACTTGTAGCCGCCCCACACCGAGGTGATCTGCATCCACTCGAAGGCGTCCGCCGCGTGGTCGTAGTAGCTGCGGTACAGCTTGCCGTCGGTGCTGTCGCGGATGATCAGATCCTGGAAGAAGTCCCGGTCCAGGTCGGCCTGGAGGGCCCAGCTCGCGGTCTGCCAGCCGGCGCTCTGGTAGGCGCGCGTGGCGAGCGACGTGCCCTTGCTGTCCTGCTCGAACAGGCCCCCGGAGGGGGTGCGCGCCAGCAGGTCGGCCCGGCCGTCGAAGCTCAGGTCCGTGTCGTCGATGCGCGGCTGGGCCGCCCAGACGTACGAGGACACCTTGGTGAAGACGGGGTAGGCGCCCTTGGCGGTGCAGCCGGAGACACCCCACGAGACGATGCCGACGACGCGGCCGCCGACGACCACCGGACCGCCGGAGTCACCGCTGCAGGTGATCTTGGTGCCCTCGTCGGCGCCGGTCGCCGGGGTGCCCGCGCAGAACATCGAGCCCTCGACGAAGTCGTCCTCCCCGAGGACGGACTGCATCGCGGTGTTGCAGGTGGAGTCGGAGACCAGCGGCAGGGTGACCTTGCGCAGGATCGCCGACAGGTCGGCGTCCTGCGCGCCCGAGGTCAGACCCCAGCCGTAGACCGTGGCGGAGGTGCCCGCCTTGTAGGACGCGGTGTCGTTGCTCTGGACCAGCTTCGTCCACTGGTCCTCCAGCGGACGGTCCAGGGTGAGGACCGCGATGTCGTTCTGGATGGTGTCGGCGTTGTAGCGCGGGTGGTTCCACTGGCGCCAGACGCCCGCGACGGTGCCGTTGGCGCTGTCGAGCAGGCCGGTGGCGCCGGCCACGACCGCGCCGTTGTCCGCCCAGTCCAGACCGGCCACGCAGTGCGCCGCGGTGAGGACCTTGTTCGGGGCGACGAGGGTGCCGCCGCAGAAGTAGCCGTCGCCGGACGCGGCGTCGTAGTACGAGAGCTGGACCATCCACGGCGCGGAGGAGATCGGCGTCTCGGTGCCGCCGATGATGAACGGCGTCTTCTTGGGCTTCGTCTCCGGGGTCGCCCGGGTCTTCGCGGCCTCGACGACCCGCTTGCGCAGTTCGGCGTCGGAGGCGGAAGGGGTCGGGTTCGCGGTGCGGGCGACGCTCGCGTCGGGCAGTCCGGGCGGGTCGTCGGCCGCGGTGGCGGGGTGCGCCACGAGGGCGCCGGCGCAGCTCAGCGCCAGCGCGAGAGCGGCCGTGGACAGCGCCGTGACGGGGCGTCTCCAGCGGTCGCGCAGGGCAGGTATCACTCAGGGCTCCTGGTGTGAGGAGTGGCTTCAGGGCCCGAGAAGAGGCGTACGGCGCGCACCACGGCCGGTACCGGACACCGAGCGGACAGGAAATCGGATTCGGGCTCGGACCCGTGCACCGCCGCAGACCCCCCTCCGGCGCACGGATCGTAGATCTCACGAGCCCCTCGGCACACGACCTTCACAGCAGGCAGGTGAGAGTTGTCCGGGCGCCCTCCCGCACCTCACCCTCCGTCAACCCGGCGTTTTCCGAGGCGTCTTTATTTCGGGCAAACAGGGTTCTCGCGGGACTCTCAGGGCACGCTCAGGTGGCTCTCATGAACGCGGTTCAGGCTTGCTGCCATGACCGAGAGCTTCCGCCGAAGCGGCGAGTACCCCCAGGGCCAGCAGCAGCACTCGCAGTCCCCGTATCCGGGGACCCCCGAGGCGGGCGGCGCCTTTCCGCCCCCGCCCGCCTACGACCCGCCGCAGCCGGTGAACGCCGCCCCGGGTTCGGCGATGTGGCCCGCTCCCACGCCGGAGGGCTCCCCCGCACCGCCCGCGCCCGCACGCCGGCGGCGGGTCAGGGGTCCGCTCGGGCTGCTCGCCGCGGTCGCCATCGCCGCCGCGGCCGTCGGCGGCGGCACCGCGTACGCCTTCCAGGAGCTGACCGGCAAGGAGTCCACCTCCACCTCCGCCTCCGCCGGCACGAGCGTCGTGCCCACCAGCCAGAAGGGCACCGTCTCCGGTGTCGCCGCGGCCGTCAGCCCCGCCATCGTGGAGATCAACGCGACCTCGAACGCGGGCAGCTCCACCGGCTCCGGCGTCGTCATCACGAGCGACGGCGAGATCGTCACCAACAACCACGTCGTCTCCGGCGCCTCGACGGTCAAGGTGCGGACGAGCGACGGCAAGACCTACACCGCCGAGGTCGTCGGCACCGACGCCAAGAAGGACCTCGCCCTCATCAAGCTGAAGAACGCGTCCGGTCTCAAGACCGCGTCCCTCGGCGACTCCGACAACGTCAAGGTCGGCGACGAGGTCGTCGCCATCGGCTCCCCCGAAGGCCTGACCGGCACCGTCACCAGCGGCATCGTCTCCGCGCTCGACCGCGACGTCACCGTCTCCACGGACGAGGAACAGCAGCAGCAACAGGGCGGCGGCAGCGACGACCGGTGGCCGTTCGAGTTCGGCGGGCAGCAGTTCAACGGCGACACGGGCTCCTCGAAGACGACGTACAAGGCCATCCAGACCGACGCGTCCCTCAACCCCGGCAACTCCGGCGGCGCCCTCATCGACATGAACGGCAACATCATCGGCATCAACTCCGCGATGTACTCGGCCAGTTCGGACAGCGGGTCGGGATCGTCGAGCGCGGGCAGCGTCGGACTCGGCTTCGCCATCCCCGTCAACACCGTCAAGGCCGACCTCGACTCGCTGCGCAGCGGGGGCACCTCCGGCGGCTGACCCCGGCCGCGCACCGCCGCGCCGCACGCACCCGTAGCGCCTCCGTGCGAGGCTGATACCGGCCCCCACCACCGTCCGCACCCCCGAGGAAGCCCACCCATGAGCCCCGCCGAAGGCGACCGCGAACCCCAGCGCATTCTCATCGTCGACGACGAACCCGCCGTCCGAGAGGCGCTGCGGCGCAGCCTCGCCTTCGAGGGGTACGGCACGGAGGTCGCGGTCGACGGCGCGGACGCGCTCGACAAGGCGGCCGCCTACCAGCCCGACCTGGTCGTCCTCGACATCCAGATGCCGCGCATGGACGGCCTCACGGCCGCCCGGCGGCTGCGGGCCGGCGGGTCCCGCACCCCGATCCTCATGCTGACGGCGCGCGACACCGTCGGCGACCGCGTGACCGGGCTCGACGCGGGCGCCGACGACTACCTGGTCAAGCCTTTCGAACTGGACGAACTGTTCGCGCGGGTACGGGCGCTGCTGCGGCGCAGCGCCTACGCCTCCGCGACGGGCCCGGCGGACGACGCGGGTGACGTCCTGTCCTTCGCGGACCTGCGGATGGACCTCGCGACCCGCGAGGTCACGCGCGGCGCGCGCACCGTCGAACTGACCCGCACGGAGTTCACGCTCCTGGAGATGTTCCTGGCCCACCCGCGCCAGGTCCTCACCCGCGAGCAGATCCTCAAGGCGGTGTGGGGCTTCGACTTCGAGCCCAGCTCCAACTCCCTGGACGTGTACGTGATGTATCTGCGGCGCAAGACGGAGGCGGGCGGCGAGCCGAGGCTCGTTCACACGGTGCGGGGTGTGGGGTACGTGCTGCGCTCGGGCGGGAGCGAATGAACCGGGTCGTCCGCTACTTCCGGGGGCTGCCCCTCAGGTCCCGGCTTTCGCTCCTGACCGCCGTCGCCGTCGCGTTCGCCGTGGCCGCCGTATCGGTGACGTGCTGGTTCATCGTGGAGAAGCAGCTGTACAACAAGGTCGACGACGATCTGCGCGGCGCCATCCCCGGCGGGGTCACGGCGGGTCAGTACGCCGATCTGCTGGCCAACTGCACCCGGACACCCGCCACGGACAACGGCTTCGGGCACCCTCAGGTGTTCTACGTCCAGGTCGT
This window contains:
- a CDS encoding LacI family DNA-binding transcriptional regulator, whose amino-acid sequence is MAKVTRDDVARLAGTSTAVVSYVINNGPRPVAPATRERVLAAIKELGYRPDRVAQAMASRRTDLIGMIVPDARQPFFAEMAHAVEQAASERGKMVLVGNSDYVEEREVHYLRAFLGMRVSGLILVSHGLNDLAAAEIEAWDARVVLLHERPEAIDDVAVVIDDIGGAQLATRHLLEHGHPYVACVGGTAETPSVGDPVSDHVEGWRRAMHEAGLSTEGRLFEAPYNRYDAYKIGLELLAGPQRPPAIFCSTDDQAFGILRAARELRIEVPGELAVAGFDDVKEAGLTDPPLTTVASDRSAMARSAVDLVLDDSLRVAGSRRERLKVFPSRLVVRQSCGCP
- a CDS encoding alpha/beta hydrolase is translated as MSSGPAGQDARSSVQPITARSRRVMLRTRDGVPIEAAHDPGPGPAGGPVIVVAHGFTGDLERPHVRRAAGVFAQRAAVVTFSFRGHGRSGGRSTVGDREVLDLVAAVEWARSLGHEQVVTVGFSMGGSVVLRHAALHRGRTEARADAVVAVSAPARWYYRGTAPMRRLHWLVTRPAGRVVGRVGLRTRIHPHEWDPVPLSPVESVPLIAPTPLLIVHGDRDPYFPLDHPRMLAAAASGEAELWLEAGMGHAEHAADDGLLARIGDWATASWTTATAE
- a CDS encoding trypsin-like serine protease, with translation MIPALRDRWRRPVTALSTAALALALSCAGALVAHPATAADDPPGLPDASVARTANPTPSASDAELRKRVVEAAKTRATPETKPKKTPFIIGGTETPISSAPWMVQLSYYDAASGDGYFCGGTLVAPNKVLTAAHCVAGLDWADNGAVVAGATGLLDSANGTVAGVWRQWNHPRYNADTIQNDIAVLTLDRPLEDQWTKLVQSNDTASYKAGTSATVYGWGLTSGAQDADLSAILRKVTLPLVSDSTCNTAMQSVLGEDDFVEGSMFCAGTPATGADEGTKITCSGDSGGPVVVGGRVVGIVSWGVSGCTAKGAYPVFTKVSSYVWAAQPRIDDTDLSFDGRADLLARTPSGGLFEQDSKGTSLATRAYQSAGWQTASWALQADLDRDFFQDLIIRDSTDGKLYRSYYDHAADAFEWMQITSVWGGYKSYAIPGDMTGDSRPDLVAVDADGSTYLYPGKGNGEFYGKVKVVDKAWKGVKIFGRGDLTGDGKADLLVRNSSGVLYLYRGTQVEHTPFAARIQARTGWNFTSYVTSGDVTGDGIADVMARDSGGTLWLYPGTNKASSDVFGARKSLGTGFNQYNLMF
- a CDS encoding response regulator transcription factor — encoded protein: MSPAEGDREPQRILIVDDEPAVREALRRSLAFEGYGTEVAVDGADALDKAAAYQPDLVVLDIQMPRMDGLTAARRLRAGGSRTPILMLTARDTVGDRVTGLDAGADDYLVKPFELDELFARVRALLRRSAYASATGPADDAGDVLSFADLRMDLATREVTRGARTVELTRTEFTLLEMFLAHPRQVLTREQILKAVWGFDFEPSSNSLDVYVMYLRRKTEAGGEPRLVHTVRGVGYVLRSGGSE
- a CDS encoding MoaD/ThiS family protein encodes the protein MANGTIRYWAAAKAAAGVAEEPYEAETLADALEGARARHPGDLVRVLQRSSFLIDGDPVGRRGHETVRLAEGGTVEVLPPFAGG
- a CDS encoding S1C family serine protease: MTESFRRSGEYPQGQQQHSQSPYPGTPEAGGAFPPPPAYDPPQPVNAAPGSAMWPAPTPEGSPAPPAPARRRRVRGPLGLLAAVAIAAAAVGGGTAYAFQELTGKESTSTSASAGTSVVPTSQKGTVSGVAAAVSPAIVEINATSNAGSSTGSGVVITSDGEIVTNNHVVSGASTVKVRTSDGKTYTAEVVGTDAKKDLALIKLKNASGLKTASLGDSDNVKVGDEVVAIGSPEGLTGTVTSGIVSALDRDVTVSTDEEQQQQQGGGSDDRWPFEFGGQQFNGDTGSSKTTYKAIQTDASLNPGNSGGALIDMNGNIIGINSAMYSASSDSGSGSSSAGSVGLGFAIPVNTVKADLDSLRSGGTSGG
- a CDS encoding winged helix-turn-helix transcriptional regulator produces the protein MSSLLLLTNALQPSTEVLPALGLLLHNVRVAPAEGPALVDTPGADVILIDGRRDLPQVRSLCQLLRSTGPGCPLVLVVTEGGLAAVTADWGIDDVLLDTAGPAEVEARLRLAMGRQQIVTDDSPMEIRNGDLSVDEATYSAKLKGRVLDLTFKEFELLKYLAQHPGRVFTRAQLLQEVWGYDYFGGTRTVDVHVRRLRAKLGPEHESLIGTVRNVGYRFVTPEKVERAADGAKAKAATPRPDDTEHAAPAEHPAHADGTDSAADSRAAREPAEQPRAGARQAAAGRPAQR